GGCCCCGGCTCGCGTTGGACATCGCGACGCTGACCGGTGCGTGTTCGGTCGCACTCGGCCAGCACGCCATCGGACTGCTCGGGACCGACGAGGCTCTGGTCGGCGGGCTCAAACGGGCCGCGGAGGAATCCGGGGAGCGCGTGTGGCAGTTGCCGCTGTGGGACGACTACTACGAGCAGATCAAGAGCGACGTCGCGGATCTCAAAAACACCGGCGGACGGCCCGCCGGAACGATCACGGCTGCCGCGTTCCTCAGCAAATTCGTCGGCGAGACGCCGTGGGCGCACCTCGACATCGCCGGAACCATGTGGGGGAGCGACACGCGGCACTACGTCACCAAGGGCGCAACCGGAGCGGGCGTTCGGCTGCTGATCCAGTTCCTCATGGATGAAGCCGCCGCCGCGCACCGGGGACGCGTCCACCCGCCCGCGCGGAGGACCCGGCGCGCGCCGCGTCCCGTGCAACGATGACGCTCAAGGAGAAGCTGGGTCAGCTCGTGATGGCGGGGTTCGAGGGCACGAGACCCTCGAAGGCCGTCACCCGGTTGGTCGCAGGCATCCGCGTCGGGGGGGTGATTCTGTTCAAGCGCAACGTCGTGGAGCCCGCCCAGGTGTTGTCTTTGACCCGCGCCCTGCAACGGTCGGCTCCCCGCGCGCCGCTGTTTATCGCCGTGGATCAGGAAGGGGGGCGCGTGAGTCGCCTCCCGGCTCCGTTCACGCAGTTTCCCGCGGCGGCCGTGTTGGGCAAACGAAAATCCGTGTCCCTCACCTACGCGGTCGGCGAAGCCATGGGACGTGAACTCGCCGCCGTGGGCATCAACATGAATATGGCGCCGGTGCTGGACGTGAACACCAATTCCGCCAACCCGATCATCGGGGATCGGGCGTTCGGCGACAGCCCGATGGTGGTGGAAGAACACGGCCTCGCACTGATGGTGGGGCTCCAAGACCGCCGAGTGATCGCGTGTGCCAAGCACTTTCCCGGCCACGGAGCTACGGCGGCCGACTCGCACCTGGAACTTCCCGAAGTCGCGGTCTCGCTGGGCCAGCTCGAACGCGTGCATCTTCGCCCGTTCGAGCACGCCATCGCCAACCGGTTGGCCGCGGTGATGACCGCGCACGTCCGCTATCCCGCGTTGGATCCTCGGGCTCCCGCCACCTTGTCGAAGAAAATCCTGACGAACCTGCTGCGCCGTGCGATGGGCTTCGACGGCGTGGTGGTCACCGACGCATTGGAAATGAAGGCGATCTCCGACCGCTACGACGCCGCGTCCGCAGCCCTGAAGGCGTTCTACGCTGGCGCGGATCTCCTGCTTTTCTGCGAAAATCCTGATGCGCCGGCCGAAGCAGTCGACGCCCTCGCGACGGCGGTCAAACGGGGAGGTCTCTCCGAGACCCGC
This region of Nitrospirota bacterium genomic DNA includes:
- the nagZ gene encoding beta-N-acetylhexosaminidase, whose product is MTLKEKLGQLVMAGFEGTRPSKAVTRLVAGIRVGGVILFKRNVVEPAQVLSLTRALQRSAPRAPLFIAVDQEGGRVSRLPAPFTQFPAAAVLGKRKSVSLTYAVGEAMGRELAAVGINMNMAPVLDVNTNSANPIIGDRAFGDSPMVVEEHGLALMVGLQDRRVIACAKHFPGHGATAADSHLELPEVAVSLGQLERVHLRPFEHAIANRLAAVMTAHVRYPALDPRAPATLSKKILTNLLRRAMGFDGVVVTDALEMKAISDRYDAASAALKAFYAGADLLLFCENPDAPAEAVDALATAVKRGGLSETRVDESLNRVLRLKERFLLGGRPPTRSALRQVVGCDAHLRLVQQIQAL